Proteins encoded together in one Wolbachia endosymbiont of Menacanthus eurysternus window:
- a CDS encoding transaldolase family protein, with translation MEIFLDSVNLDEIKELREFICGITTNPSLIAKSGYRDKYEILIGEICSIIDGPVSVEVVANNYRDIIEESLKLTKIAGNVVVKLPLTYEGLISCKKLWTEHRVSVNITLCFSPGQALLAAKVGACFVSPFVGRLDDIGCSGLSMVRDIRTIYSNYGFDTKILVASVRDSTHVIEAAKLGVDSITLPAKVLRQLLDHPLTERGFVIFERDWNAK, from the coding sequence ATGGAAATTTTTCTTGATAGTGTTAATTTAGATGAAATTAAGGAATTAAGGGAGTTTATTTGTGGTATAACGACTAATCCTTCTTTGATAGCAAAATCTGGATATAGAGATAAGTATGAAATTTTAATAGGTGAAATATGTTCTATTATAGATGGGCCTGTTAGTGTTGAAGTTGTAGCAAATAATTATAGAGATATAATTGAGGAAAGTCTTAAGTTAACTAAAATTGCTGGTAATGTTGTAGTCAAATTGCCTCTTACGTATGAGGGATTAATTTCTTGTAAAAAATTGTGGACAGAACATAGAGTATCTGTTAACATCACACTGTGTTTTTCTCCTGGACAAGCACTGCTTGCCGCTAAGGTCGGTGCTTGTTTTGTTTCTCCTTTTGTTGGCCGTCTTGACGACATAGGTTGTAGCGGCTTATCTATGGTGAGGGATATACGTACTATATATTCTAATTATGGTTTTGATACTAAAATTCTTGTTGCATCAGTGAGGGATTCAACGCATGTAATAGAAGCCGCTAAACTTGGAGTTGATTCGATTACTTTACCAGCAAAGGTACTTAGACAATTACTTGATCATCCTCTTACTGAGCGTGGTTTTGTAATATTTGAACGAGATTGGAATGCAAAATGA
- a CDS encoding RDD family protein produces the protein MTEVASLRRRFFAYLIDVVILLIPNLLVISLLKDFPLILYLVYMCINCSYFTYFISSETQATPGQQVMSIYTTSIDGSKIDLGLAFDRSISQFFLHLLNNIIAILIEFFQEKSLLVGIFSILGVIVLLLTFCWYLVACFSQKKQTYHDILFDTVVVEGTFTK, from the coding sequence ATTACAGAAGTTGCAAGCCTTAGGAGGCGTTTTTTTGCATATTTAATAGATGTTGTAATTTTATTAATTCCAAATTTATTGGTCATATCTTTGTTAAAAGATTTTCCGTTGATTTTATATTTAGTGTATATGTGTATAAATTGTAGCTATTTTACATATTTTATATCTTCGGAAACACAAGCAACTCCAGGTCAACAGGTAATGAGTATATATACTACGAGTATAGATGGCTCTAAAATAGATCTGGGTTTAGCATTTGATAGGAGTATTTCTCAGTTTTTTCTTCATTTATTAAATAATATAATAGCTATTCTTATTGAATTTTTTCAAGAAAAAAGTTTATTAGTTGGAATTTTTAGTATATTGGGAGTGATTGTGCTGCTGCTTACTTTTTGTTGGTATTTAGTTGCTTGTTTTTCTCAAAAGAAGCAGACATATCATGATATATTGTTTGATACAGTTGTTGTAGAGGGAACTTTTACAAAGTGA
- the secA gene encoding preprotein translocase subunit SecA, protein MSNSALILTVILIFFIFILLFFFIKSTSISTNKKILKSFKKIIQQINSLESEMQNLSDEELANKTKKFKQELKNGKTLNDLLVPAFAIVREASRRFLGMRHFDVQLIGGIVLHSGMISEMKTGEGKTLVATLAAYLNSLEGKGVHVVTVNDYLVKRDTEWMNKLYSSLGVSVAFITNDLTDQERKKAYNADIVYSTNNELAFDYLRDNMKFSQKDMVQRGFNYAIIDEVDSILIDEARTPLIISGPVKEDNQIYEHINKIVIKLLDSDYEIDEKGKTVFLTEKGISQVEELLKLYNLIPENSSLYDTGNMIMTHYINQALRAHKLFIANKDYIVKDGKVIIIDEFTGRILNGRRYSDGLHQALEAKENLKIQYENQTLASITFQNYFRMYNKLSGMTGTAITEAEEFRDIYKLNVIKIPTNVSIKRVDVDDEIYGTEKEKFNAVLKFIKECHKRLQPVLVGTASIENSEKLSTLLKKNSLKHSILNARYHEQEAYIIAQAGIPGNITIATNMAGRGTDIRLGGNAEMIAKIELNKIKNSYDKIKKYQEIVEKVKKDKEIAIKAGGLCVIGTERHESRRIDDQLRGRSGRQGDPGLSKFFLSLEDDLMRIFGSDRIKNFLQKVGLKNNEAIHHPWISKALEKAQKKVEARNYDVRKSLLKFDDVINNQRRVIFKQRNHILNNEINDLYEIYSEVNENIIENIVQNGYCEDYVEDITKEFCMRYGITLNKENLAKLFKKQEVLSYINSKTKEFFLKKKIYFNSQKIIDLWNTIVKQVMIMTLDHLWREHLSLLESLRQSSNLRAMGQKDPLSEFKREAFFMFESMLEKWKELTIYRLAHFKLTDSQEIKFHHPVKKNNFQKVSRNDKCPCNSGKKYKHCHGTQLL, encoded by the coding sequence ATGTCGAATTCTGCACTAATTTTAACAGTTATCCTTATATTTTTCATTTTTATATTATTATTTTTTTTTATAAAAAGTACATCTATATCAACAAATAAAAAAATATTAAAATCCTTTAAAAAAATTATTCAACAAATAAACTCTTTAGAATCCGAGATGCAAAATTTATCTGATGAAGAATTAGCTAATAAAACTAAAAAATTTAAACAAGAATTAAAAAACGGAAAAACATTAAATGATCTTCTAGTACCAGCATTTGCAATTGTACGAGAAGCATCTCGAAGATTTCTTGGTATGAGACATTTTGATGTTCAACTAATAGGTGGAATAGTACTTCACAGTGGTATGATATCGGAAATGAAAACAGGTGAGGGAAAAACACTAGTTGCAACTCTAGCTGCATATCTAAATTCTTTAGAAGGAAAAGGAGTACACGTTGTAACTGTCAATGACTATCTCGTAAAACGAGATACAGAATGGATGAATAAATTATATAGCTCTCTTGGAGTTTCTGTAGCATTTATCACAAATGATTTAACAGATCAAGAAAGAAAAAAGGCTTATAATGCAGATATTGTATACTCAACAAATAATGAGCTTGCTTTTGATTATTTACGAGATAACATGAAATTTTCTCAGAAAGATATGGTACAAAGAGGATTTAATTATGCAATAATAGATGAAGTAGACTCTATATTAATTGACGAAGCACGGACTCCTCTCATTATTTCTGGTCCGGTAAAAGAAGATAATCAAATATACGAACATATAAATAAAATAGTAATTAAATTGCTCGATTCTGATTATGAAATTGATGAAAAAGGTAAAACTGTATTTCTTACTGAAAAAGGTATTTCACAAGTAGAAGAACTACTTAAATTATACAATCTTATTCCTGAAAATTCTTCACTTTATGATACAGGTAATATGATAATGACTCATTATATAAATCAAGCATTACGTGCCCATAAATTATTCATTGCTAATAAGGATTACATAGTAAAGGATGGTAAGGTAATAATTATTGATGAGTTCACTGGACGCATACTAAACGGCAGAAGATATTCCGATGGCCTTCATCAAGCACTTGAAGCGAAAGAGAATCTTAAAATTCAATATGAGAATCAAACTTTAGCATCAATCACATTTCAGAATTACTTTCGCATGTATAACAAACTCTCTGGTATGACTGGAACAGCAATAACAGAAGCAGAAGAATTTCGTGATATATATAAATTAAATGTAATAAAAATTCCAACTAATGTATCCATAAAAAGAGTAGACGTCGATGATGAAATTTATGGTACAGAAAAAGAAAAATTTAATGCTGTATTGAAATTTATAAAAGAATGTCACAAACGACTTCAACCTGTTTTAGTTGGTACAGCTAGTATTGAAAATTCCGAAAAACTTTCTACACTTCTAAAAAAAAATTCTCTTAAACATTCAATATTAAACGCTCGTTATCATGAACAAGAGGCATACATAATAGCTCAAGCTGGAATACCTGGAAATATTACTATAGCAACTAATATGGCTGGACGTGGAACTGATATTCGACTTGGCGGTAACGCTGAAATGATAGCAAAAATTGAACTAAATAAAATAAAAAATTCTTACGATAAAATAAAAAAATATCAAGAAATAGTTGAAAAAGTAAAAAAAGATAAAGAAATCGCTATAAAAGCCGGAGGCTTATGCGTAATTGGAACCGAAAGACATGAAAGTAGAAGAATAGATGATCAATTACGTGGTCGTTCAGGTCGCCAAGGCGATCCTGGACTTTCTAAATTTTTTCTATCCCTTGAAGATGATTTAATGAGAATATTTGGTTCCGATAGAATAAAAAATTTTTTACAAAAAGTAGGGTTAAAAAACAACGAAGCTATTCATCATCCATGGATTAGTAAAGCACTTGAAAAGGCTCAAAAGAAAGTCGAAGCTAGAAATTATGATGTACGAAAATCTTTACTTAAGTTTGACGATGTAATCAATAACCAACGCAGAGTCATTTTTAAACAAAGAAATCACATTTTAAATAATGAAATCAATGATCTATATGAAATATATAGTGAAGTAAATGAAAATATAATAGAAAATATAGTACAAAACGGTTATTGTGAAGATTATGTTGAAGATATAACTAAAGAATTCTGTATGAGATATGGAATAACTCTTAACAAAGAAAACTTAGCAAAGCTTTTTAAAAAGCAAGAAGTTTTAAGCTATATAAATAGTAAAACAAAAGAATTTTTTTTAAAAAAGAAAATATATTTTAATAGTCAAAAAATTATAGATTTATGGAACACAATAGTGAAACAAGTAATGATCATGACACTCGACCATTTATGGAGAGAACATCTTTCTCTTTTAGAAAGTTTAAGACAAAGCTCAAATCTACGTGCTATGGGACAAAAAGACCCATTAAGTGAATTTAAACGTGAAGCTTTTTTTATGTTTGAATCGATGCTTGAAAAGTGGAAAGAACTTACTATTTATCGTTTAGCACATTTCAAACTAACAGATAGTCAAGAAATAAAATTCCATCATCCTGTTAAAAAGAACAACTTCCAAAAAGTTTCGAGAAATGATAAATGCCCTTGTAATTCTGGAAAAAAATATAAGCACTGCCATGGTACACAGTTACTTTAA
- a CDS encoding F0F1 ATP synthase subunit epsilon, with protein MNTFQVQFISPNNQILFDKVISLSANGLEGEFVVLVNHSSHLIYLLPGIVVIRMNRKLEKVVIGSGIMKIIASDCTIFSNQIQIFNRIIHNEKSLKRKGIDVQLNYYFN; from the coding sequence ATGAATACTTTTCAAGTACAGTTTATTTCTCCAAATAATCAGATTTTGTTTGATAAAGTGATTTCTCTTTCAGCAAATGGGCTTGAGGGAGAATTTGTAGTTTTGGTTAATCATTCTTCTCATTTAATTTATTTATTACCTGGTATAGTTGTTATTAGGATGAACAGAAAACTGGAAAAGGTTGTGATTGGTAGTGGCATAATGAAGATTATAGCTAGTGATTGTACTATTTTTAGTAATCAGATCCAAATTTTTAATCGTATAATTCATAATGAGAAATCCTTAAAAAGAAAGGGAATAGATGTGCAATTAAATTATTATTTTAATTAG
- the htpG gene encoding molecular chaperone HtpG translates to MNTQEIENLKFDAEVGKVLNIVIHSLYTNKDIFLRELISNASDACDKLRYESQLDSSFLNSNDELKITISINKNKNELYITDNGIGMNKNDLITNLGTIANSGTQKFLERIKNNKDSSQTIELIGKFGVGFYSSFMVASEVIVESKKAREEESWEWRSKGDGEYSVRKLSNQVPRGTKITLIMRPEEIEFLDKFRIENIVTTYSDHINFPVEFIDENKKSEKLNSKAAIWTKPKKNITQEEYSNFFKSVSHIGGEPWMILHNKNEGAIEYINLLYIPSIKPFDLFHPDRRCSVKLHVNKVFITEDNIQIIPQYLRFLRGIVDSPDLPLNISREMLQNNRVIEQIRKSLTKRVISELGKKAKENLEEYTKFWTNFGAVLKEGLCEAMPIDERETLLSVCRFYSTNDTKLVSIDDYINKMKPKQEYIYYLTGNNLDSVKNSPQLEGFINKGLEVLLFIDPVDDFWTSVIHDYKNKKFKSVTRADVDLEGFNSEKENKKSELIEEKNEEDVNSILEYFTKILGNSVKSVKISKKLTDSPVCLVVDEGAMDLRMERFLREQKQLNYRTPKVLEINTKHLIIKKIMESYNKNKENPILENMVHLLFYQACIVEGEEMDNANLFAKRLNSLLSIITI, encoded by the coding sequence ATGAATACACAAGAAATTGAAAATTTAAAATTCGATGCTGAAGTAGGGAAGGTATTAAATATAGTAATTCATTCTCTCTACACTAATAAGGATATTTTTTTACGTGAGTTAATATCAAATGCATCGGACGCATGTGATAAACTACGTTATGAATCACAACTAGATTCCAGTTTTTTAAATTCAAATGATGAGTTAAAAATTACTATTAGTATTAATAAAAATAAAAATGAACTATATATAACCGATAATGGAATCGGAATGAATAAAAATGATCTAATAACTAATCTAGGCACAATTGCTAACTCTGGTACACAAAAATTCTTAGAAAGAATCAAAAACAATAAAGATTCAAGCCAAACTATAGAATTAATTGGAAAATTTGGTGTAGGTTTTTATTCAAGTTTTATGGTTGCTTCGGAGGTAATAGTTGAATCTAAAAAAGCAAGAGAAGAAGAGTCTTGGGAATGGAGATCAAAAGGAGATGGAGAATATTCAGTCAGAAAATTAAGCAATCAAGTTCCTCGTGGCACTAAAATAACCTTAATCATGCGTCCCGAAGAAATCGAATTCCTAGATAAATTTCGCATTGAAAATATAGTCACTACTTATTCAGATCATATAAATTTTCCTGTTGAATTTATAGATGAAAATAAAAAAAGCGAAAAATTAAACAGTAAGGCTGCGATTTGGACTAAACCAAAAAAAAATATTACTCAAGAAGAGTATAGTAATTTTTTCAAAAGTGTTTCACATATTGGTGGAGAACCATGGATGATATTGCATAATAAAAATGAAGGTGCAATAGAATATATAAACCTACTTTACATTCCCTCTATTAAGCCTTTTGATTTATTTCATCCGGATAGACGATGCTCTGTAAAATTACATGTAAACAAAGTGTTCATAACAGAAGATAATATACAGATTATACCACAGTATTTACGTTTTCTTAGAGGTATAGTAGATTCACCAGATTTACCACTTAATATCAGTAGAGAAATGCTGCAAAACAACCGAGTTATTGAACAAATTAGAAAATCTCTTACTAAACGAGTAATATCTGAACTTGGAAAAAAAGCAAAAGAAAATCTAGAAGAATATACAAAATTCTGGACAAATTTTGGTGCAGTTTTAAAAGAGGGTCTTTGCGAAGCTATGCCAATCGATGAAAGAGAAACACTATTATCAGTTTGTAGGTTTTATAGCACGAACGATACTAAACTAGTCAGTATCGATGATTACATAAACAAAATGAAGCCAAAACAAGAATATATTTATTATCTCACAGGAAATAATTTGGATTCGGTAAAAAATAGCCCACAACTTGAGGGATTTATAAATAAAGGATTAGAAGTTCTTCTTTTTATTGATCCAGTAGATGACTTTTGGACTAGTGTAATTCATGATTACAAAAATAAAAAATTTAAATCTGTAACTCGCGCAGATGTTGACTTAGAAGGATTCAATTCGGAAAAAGAAAACAAAAAATCTGAGTTAATCGAAGAAAAAAATGAAGAAGATGTAAATTCTATATTAGAATATTTTACTAAAATTCTGGGCAATTCAGTAAAAAGCGTAAAAATCTCCAAAAAGCTAACCGATAGTCCTGTATGTCTAGTAGTTGATGAAGGCGCAATGGACCTTAGAATGGAGCGCTTCTTACGTGAACAAAAACAATTAAACTATCGTACTCCAAAAGTACTTGAAATCAATACTAAGCATCTCATAATAAAAAAAATAATGGAATCTTATAATAAAAATAAGGAAAACCCAATACTAGAAAATATGGTTCACCTATTGTTCTATCAAGCTTGCATTGTAGAAGGCGAAGAAATGGATAATGCAAATCTATTTGCTAAAAGGTTAAATAGTTTACTCAGCATAATTACCATCTAA
- the der gene encoding ribosome biogenesis GTPase Der — MLKITIVGLPNVGKSTLFNRLVGKKTAVVSNVSGVTRDRNEKVGRISNLEFEITDTGGWNNKSDFSLQIIKQVEFSLLRADMVLFLVDARIQDEQNKELAKWLKKKTSKPVVLVANKCESYKSENLDYLQFFDFMGPVYISAECNLGMVDLYDALTCIVRSIDSSSSIISGVVDYLHQKKNELISGLHTKIVPDQANKLAKMKIAIIGRPNVGKSTFLNSFLAENRLITDSKPGTTRDSIDITYYYNGKLITLIDTAGIRRKANIIGSLESKFVEKSIESIKRSHVVILMLDSVVGIKHHDLSISKIAIEKGKGIIFVLNKWDLMSKNDRSNFVCFMKQQIIHLEVSAMTISALKNIRCSNVIDKCLEIGEFLNKKISTAKLNNWLANTLDKHSHPLVNGGRIVKIKYIVQVGTKPPAFSLICNVPEYINESYKRYLINDLRKSFFIKGVPVRLFFKKNKNPYRNNIC; from the coding sequence ATGTTAAAAATCACTATAGTAGGTTTACCAAATGTTGGCAAGTCAACCTTGTTTAATAGATTAGTAGGAAAAAAGACAGCAGTAGTTAGTAATGTTTCGGGAGTAACAAGAGATAGAAATGAGAAAGTTGGGAGGATCAGTAATTTAGAATTCGAAATTACTGATACAGGAGGATGGAATAACAAGAGTGATTTCTCGCTACAAATTATTAAGCAAGTAGAATTTTCTTTATTAAGAGCAGATATGGTTCTTTTTCTTGTTGATGCAAGGATACAAGATGAACAAAATAAAGAACTTGCAAAATGGTTAAAAAAGAAAACAAGTAAACCTGTAGTGCTTGTAGCAAATAAATGTGAAAGCTATAAATCTGAAAATCTTGATTATTTACAATTTTTTGATTTCATGGGTCCGGTATATATTTCAGCTGAATGTAATCTTGGTATGGTTGATCTTTATGATGCATTAACCTGTATTGTCCGATCTATAGATTCTTCATCATCTATTATTTCTGGGGTTGTTGATTATTTACATCAAAAAAAAAATGAATTAATTTCAGGGTTACATACTAAAATAGTACCAGATCAAGCTAATAAACTTGCTAAGATGAAGATTGCGATCATTGGTCGTCCAAATGTTGGGAAATCTACTTTTTTAAATAGCTTTCTTGCAGAAAATAGGCTGATAACAGATTCGAAGCCAGGTACTACACGTGATTCTATTGATATTACATATTATTATAATGGAAAGTTAATTACATTAATTGATACAGCTGGAATTCGTAGAAAGGCAAATATTATAGGTAGTTTAGAATCAAAATTTGTTGAAAAGAGTATTGAATCAATAAAACGCTCTCATGTAGTAATTCTAATGTTGGATTCTGTTGTTGGTATTAAACATCATGATTTATCAATTAGTAAAATTGCAATTGAAAAGGGAAAGGGTATTATTTTTGTTTTAAACAAGTGGGATCTAATGAGTAAAAATGACAGGAGTAATTTTGTATGTTTTATGAAACAACAGATAATTCATTTAGAAGTATCGGCTATGACAATTTCTGCATTGAAAAATATTCGTTGTTCTAATGTAATAGATAAATGTCTTGAGATAGGTGAATTTTTGAATAAAAAAATTAGTACTGCAAAATTAAATAATTGGTTAGCTAATACTTTAGACAAACATTCTCATCCTCTTGTTAATGGTGGTAGGATAGTTAAAATAAAATATATTGTTCAGGTTGGAACTAAACCTCCAGCTTTTTCTTTAATATGTAATGTACCTGAATATATTAATGAAAGTTATAAACGGTATTTAATTAATGATCTTAGAAAGAGCTTTTTTATTAAAGGTGTACCAGTTAGATTATTTTTTAAAAAAAATAAAAACCCTTACAGGAATAATATATGTTGA
- a CDS encoding HAD family hydrolase: MKNSPLAVVFDWDNTLVNTQENIFNAIKHTLDSMGYENEVFDKSFYESRESYMINLFGNQWKKANQIYQEYLDNALLQNITLNQGVRKMLQKLKSYSIYLAIVSNKKNTNLRKEVAYFGLDFYFERIVGSYDTVENKPSPVPLLFALERCILPISKENVFFIGNSITDVLCAQNANCLPIVYGQSINKYGGLLCFQRFDELTDFIIKYLENK; encoded by the coding sequence ATGAAAAATAGCCCGTTAGCAGTAGTATTTGATTGGGATAATACTTTGGTTAATACTCAAGAGAATATTTTTAATGCTATTAAGCATACTTTAGACTCAATGGGATACGAGAATGAAGTTTTCGATAAAAGTTTTTATGAGTCAAGGGAGAGTTATATGATTAATTTGTTTGGTAATCAATGGAAGAAAGCAAATCAAATATATCAAGAATATTTGGATAATGCTTTATTACAGAATATAACTTTGAATCAAGGGGTAAGGAAGATGTTGCAGAAATTAAAAAGTTATAGTATATATTTAGCAATAGTAAGTAATAAAAAAAATACTAATTTACGTAAAGAGGTGGCTTATTTTGGACTAGACTTTTATTTTGAAAGAATAGTTGGTTCGTATGATACAGTCGAAAACAAACCGTCTCCAGTTCCATTATTATTTGCACTTGAGAGATGCATATTACCAATAAGTAAAGAGAATGTGTTTTTTATCGGTAATAGTATTACGGATGTTTTATGTGCGCAAAATGCAAACTGTTTGCCTATAGTGTATGGACAATCGATAAATAAATATGGGGGTTTATTGTGTTTTCAACGTTTTGATGAACTCACAGATTTTATAATAAAGTATTTGGAAAATAAATAA
- the mnmA gene encoding tRNA 2-thiouridine(34) synthase MnmA encodes MLNKFEIKPLLKGKPPCQTKVVVAMSGGIDSSVAAVLLYHLGYQVIGITLQLYSDDTSSVKKGSCCARQDIYDAKRVAENTGFSHYVLNYEEVFKKEVIEDFVNTYVRGETPIPCIRCNQIVKFRDLLQVVKNLGADVLVTGHYAIRLEQNDGVKLYAGIDRNKDQSYFLFTITKDQLDILRFPLGNFYKSDIRKLAKYFNLLISEKPDSQDICFVSKNYSETIAKLAPQSIQKGKIIDIYGKILGEHDGIINFTIGQRKGLGITHSEPLYVIRINAENNEIVVGPINALMQRKVLVKNLNWLEKPKRGMKVIVKLRSSHLGCLAKLYPIERQNKAYVILLNNDYFAISPGQACVAYIDNQVIGGGWICSFS; translated from the coding sequence GTGTTAAACAAATTTGAGATTAAACCTTTATTAAAAGGTAAGCCTCCATGTCAAACTAAAGTTGTAGTTGCAATGTCTGGTGGTATTGATAGTTCTGTTGCAGCAGTATTATTGTACCATCTTGGATATCAAGTAATTGGTATAACTTTGCAATTATATAGTGACGATACTAGTAGTGTTAAAAAAGGTTCGTGTTGCGCTAGGCAAGATATTTACGATGCTAAGCGTGTAGCTGAAAATACAGGTTTTTCTCATTATGTTTTGAACTACGAGGAAGTATTTAAAAAAGAAGTGATAGAAGATTTTGTGAATACTTATGTGCGTGGAGAGACTCCTATACCTTGTATAAGGTGCAATCAAATTGTGAAGTTTCGTGATTTATTGCAAGTTGTAAAGAATTTAGGTGCAGATGTTCTTGTTACAGGACATTATGCGATAAGATTAGAACAAAATGATGGAGTAAAGTTATACGCAGGGATCGATAGAAATAAAGATCAAAGTTATTTTTTATTTACTATAACAAAGGATCAATTAGATATTTTGAGATTTCCACTTGGTAATTTTTATAAGAGCGATATAAGAAAATTAGCAAAGTATTTTAATTTATTAATTTCTGAAAAACCAGATAGCCAGGACATATGTTTTGTTTCTAAAAATTATAGCGAAACCATAGCTAAATTGGCTCCACAATCTATACAGAAAGGTAAAATTATAGATATATATGGAAAAATACTTGGTGAACATGATGGTATAATAAATTTTACAATTGGGCAAAGAAAGGGTCTTGGTATTACTCATAGTGAACCTCTTTATGTTATAAGAATTAATGCAGAAAACAATGAAATTGTAGTAGGTCCAATTAATGCATTAATGCAGAGAAAGGTGTTAGTAAAAAATTTAAATTGGTTAGAAAAACCAAAAAGAGGGATGAAAGTTATTGTAAAGCTACGTTCATCCCATTTAGGATGTTTAGCAAAACTGTATCCGATTGAAAGACAAAATAAAGCTTATGTTATTTTGTTGAACAACGATTATTTTGCTATTAGTCCTGGTCAGGCTTGTGTAGCGTATATAGATAATCAAGTTATAGGAGGTGGTTGGATATGTTCTTTTTCTTGA